One window from the genome of Pedococcus badiiscoriae encodes:
- a CDS encoding carbohydrate ABC transporter permease: protein MILPAAVLLITFLLIPIGLTLGLAFTDARLISPRPAQFIGVDNFTRLFSDDTFWKSLRNTVLFAIVIVPVQSACALGLALLVNVKMRGVNFFRTIYFLPVVTSMVVVSMLWLFLYQKNGLINQVLAKGGITGPDWLGDPHTALIAIILMSAWQAMGFHMVIWLSGLQTISGDLYEAASLDGASQWQQFRYVTWPGLRQTRTFILITITIAAFSLFTQVNIMTQGGPLDSTSTVVLMAVRTGFQQQQTGYASAISLVFFVLVLIVTIIQRYYTREKA, encoded by the coding sequence ATGATCCTGCCGGCAGCCGTGCTGCTGATCACGTTCCTGCTGATCCCCATCGGCCTCACCCTCGGGCTCGCGTTCACCGACGCCCGGCTCATCTCGCCCAGGCCGGCGCAGTTCATCGGGGTCGACAACTTCACCCGCCTGTTCAGCGACGACACCTTCTGGAAGTCGCTGCGCAACACGGTCCTGTTCGCCATCGTGATCGTGCCCGTCCAGTCGGCGTGCGCCCTGGGGCTGGCGCTGCTCGTCAACGTCAAGATGCGGGGCGTCAACTTCTTCCGGACGATCTACTTCCTCCCGGTGGTCACGTCCATGGTCGTCGTGTCGATGCTCTGGCTGTTCCTCTACCAGAAGAACGGCCTCATCAACCAGGTCCTGGCCAAGGGCGGCATCACCGGGCCCGACTGGCTGGGGGACCCCCACACCGCGCTCATCGCCATCATCCTCATGTCGGCGTGGCAGGCCATGGGATTCCACATGGTCATCTGGCTCTCGGGGCTGCAGACCATCTCGGGCGACCTGTACGAAGCCGCATCACTCGACGGCGCGAGCCAGTGGCAACAGTTCCGGTACGTCACCTGGCCGGGGCTGCGTCAGACCCGGACCTTCATCCTCATCACGATCACGATCGCCGCGTTCTCGCTCTTCACCCAGGTCAACATCATGACCCAGGGCGGCCCACTGGACTCGACCTCGACGGTGGTGCTCATGGCCGTCCGGACGGGGTTCCAGCAGCAACAGACCGGCTACGCCTCCGCGATCTCCCTGGTCTTCTTCGTCCTCGTCCTGATCGTGACGATCATCCAGCGCTACTACACCCGTGAGAAGGCCTGA
- a CDS encoding extracellular solute-binding protein translates to MKLNPTKRLAVGLLAAALPLSLAACAKGGSSSAGGAGGELTMWTHNAGNKDELASITQIVNDYNKSQTKYKVKIQAFPQDSYNQSVVAAAASKKLPCILDIDGPNVPNWAWAGYLAPLEGMDATLSKFLPSVIGKYNGKTYSFGYYDVALVNVTRKSTLDKYGIRVPTIDQPWTKDEFTAALKKIKASGAFQNPLDIATSFTGEWWPYAYSPMLQSFGGDLINRTDYKSADGALNSDKAVEWAKWFRSLVTDGLAPLKSGADPAKDFVNGKTAILYNGTWTATDTRKAFGKDTLFLPPADLGNGPKIGGGSWQWGVSTNCADPKGAMDYMKFAAQDKYVASVSSATKNIPATDAAATQVPGYGPGGDNQVFRDYAKKYAVLRPITPGYPFIATEFTKTAQDILNGADPKGALDQAVKDIDANQKSNGYFK, encoded by the coding sequence GTGAAGCTCAACCCGACCAAGCGTCTCGCCGTGGGCCTCCTGGCCGCGGCCCTCCCCCTGTCCTTGGCTGCCTGCGCCAAGGGTGGAAGCAGCTCAGCCGGTGGCGCCGGCGGTGAGCTGACCATGTGGACCCACAATGCCGGCAACAAGGACGAGCTCGCCTCCATCACGCAGATCGTGAACGACTACAACAAGAGCCAGACCAAGTACAAGGTCAAGATCCAGGCGTTCCCGCAGGACTCCTACAACCAGTCTGTCGTCGCGGCCGCAGCCTCCAAGAAGCTCCCGTGCATCCTGGACATCGACGGGCCGAACGTCCCGAACTGGGCCTGGGCCGGCTACCTGGCGCCGCTGGAGGGGATGGACGCGACGCTGTCGAAGTTTCTGCCCAGCGTCATCGGCAAGTACAACGGCAAGACGTACTCGTTCGGCTACTACGACGTGGCCCTGGTCAACGTCACCCGCAAGTCGACCCTCGACAAGTACGGCATCCGGGTCCCCACCATCGACCAGCCGTGGACCAAGGACGAGTTCACCGCCGCCCTGAAGAAGATCAAGGCCTCCGGTGCGTTCCAGAACCCCCTCGACATCGCCACGAGCTTCACGGGCGAGTGGTGGCCGTACGCGTACTCGCCGATGCTGCAGAGCTTCGGTGGGGACCTGATCAACCGCACCGACTACAAGTCCGCCGATGGCGCGCTGAACAGCGACAAGGCCGTCGAGTGGGCCAAGTGGTTCCGCAGCCTGGTGACCGACGGTCTCGCGCCGCTCAAGTCCGGAGCCGACCCCGCCAAGGACTTCGTCAACGGCAAGACCGCCATCCTGTACAACGGCACCTGGACGGCCACGGACACCCGCAAGGCCTTCGGCAAGGACACGCTGTTCCTCCCGCCCGCGGACCTCGGCAACGGACCCAAGATCGGCGGCGGCTCCTGGCAGTGGGGCGTCTCGACCAACTGCGCCGACCCCAAGGGCGCGATGGACTACATGAAGTTCGCGGCCCAGGACAAGTACGTCGCCTCCGTCTCCAGCGCCACCAAGAACATCCCGGCCACGGACGCCGCCGCCACCCAGGTCCCGGGCTACGGCCCGGGCGGGGACAACCAGGTCTTCCGTGACTACGCCAAGAAGTACGCGGTCCTGCGCCCCATCACCCCTGGGTACCCGTTCATCGCGACCGAGTTCACCAAGACCGCGCAGGACATCCTCAACGGCGCGGACCCCAAGGGCGCCCTCGACCAGGCGGTCAAGGACATCGACGCCAACCAGAAGTCCAACGGCTACTTCAAGTGA
- a CDS encoding glycosyl hydrolase family 32, giving the protein MAFGLPDSWVWDFWLLDDGTQYHLFFLYASRALKDPDARHHRASVGHAVSADLVTWERVADALVRSDPPAFDDCATWTGSVVRHPDGRWFMFYTGSTLVPPSANIQSIGYATSVDLLTWDKAPGPVLTADSRWYEKLSDSLWHDEAFRDPWVFPDPDGNGWHMLITARANHGPADDRGVVGHAWSPDLEHWELREPLSEPGQGFGQLEVFQTAVVDGRPVLVFNCLAKDASTARRATGTTGGVWVLPTPSWPGPFDVASAQLLTDDRLYVGKFIDDRSSGETKFLAFVNHDGNGQFVGEITDPYLARWQGQTLSLTPTVGDSTQPGFGPVIATAQGAMPR; this is encoded by the coding sequence ATGGCGTTTGGACTTCCCGATTCGTGGGTCTGGGACTTCTGGCTCCTCGACGACGGCACGCAGTACCACCTGTTCTTCCTGTACGCATCGCGCGCCCTGAAGGACCCCGACGCCCGCCATCACCGGGCCTCGGTCGGACACGCGGTCTCTGCCGACCTGGTCACCTGGGAACGAGTGGCGGACGCGCTCGTCCGCAGCGACCCGCCCGCCTTCGACGACTGCGCCACGTGGACAGGCTCCGTGGTGCGGCATCCCGACGGTCGGTGGTTCATGTTCTACACCGGCTCGACGCTGGTGCCTCCCAGCGCCAACATCCAGTCCATCGGCTATGCCACCTCGGTCGACCTCCTGACATGGGACAAGGCCCCGGGACCGGTGCTCACCGCCGACTCGCGATGGTACGAGAAGCTCTCCGACAGCCTCTGGCACGACGAAGCCTTCCGAGACCCCTGGGTCTTCCCAGACCCGGACGGCAACGGCTGGCACATGCTCATCACCGCGCGGGCCAACCACGGGCCGGCGGACGACCGCGGAGTCGTCGGCCACGCCTGGTCGCCCGACCTCGAGCACTGGGAGCTGCGCGAGCCACTCTCGGAACCCGGACAAGGGTTCGGCCAGCTCGAGGTCTTCCAGACGGCCGTCGTCGACGGACGACCCGTGCTGGTCTTCAACTGCCTGGCCAAGGATGCCTCGACCGCCCGCCGGGCCACGGGCACGACCGGTGGCGTCTGGGTGTTGCCCACCCCGTCCTGGCCGGGACCCTTCGACGTCGCGAGCGCGCAGCTGCTGACCGACGACCGGCTCTATGTCGGCAAGTTCATCGACGACCGGAGCAGCGGCGAGACAAAGTTCCTCGCTTTCGTCAACCACGACGGCAACGGCCAGTTCGTCGGCGAGATCACCGATCCGTACCTTGCGCGGTGGCAGGGCCAAACGCTGTCTCTGACCCCCACAGTTGGCGATTCGACCCAGCCAGGGTTCGGTCCGGTGATCGCCACCGCTCAGGGGGCGATGCCCAGGTAG
- a CDS encoding ABC transporter permease subunit has translation MTTLTPVAERTATENRPAVDTQFPVRRVLGLVLRIVLCLVFGLPLLFMIVASFKPDTQIFADLGGIRSFLPVGNLSLDNYIGVFNRVPFAQFMLNSVLISVVTVVLGVIVNSMAAFSLARIKFRGGSFVLGVILATLIVPFETLALPLLWWVNKLPFFGPGGYSQGWLDTYQVQIIPFIANAFSIFLFYQYFDSIPKELDEAATVDGAGWFRIYRSIVMPLSGPAVATVAILTFLPTWNQYLWPLMSVQSEELRPVMVGIDYFKQLNVSWGQIMAYASMITAPVLILFIAFQRAFINSIASSGVKG, from the coding sequence ATGACCACGTTGACACCTGTCGCCGAGCGCACGGCAACCGAGAACCGCCCAGCGGTCGACACGCAGTTCCCCGTCCGACGTGTGCTGGGACTCGTCCTGCGCATCGTCCTCTGCCTCGTCTTCGGTCTCCCGCTGCTGTTCATGATCGTGGCCAGCTTCAAGCCAGACACGCAGATCTTCGCCGACCTCGGCGGGATCCGCTCGTTCCTTCCCGTGGGAAACCTGTCGCTGGACAACTACATAGGCGTCTTCAACCGGGTGCCCTTCGCACAGTTCATGCTCAACTCGGTGCTGATCTCGGTGGTCACCGTCGTGCTCGGGGTCATCGTCAACTCCATGGCCGCGTTCTCGTTGGCCCGCATCAAGTTCCGCGGCGGGTCGTTCGTGCTCGGCGTCATCCTCGCGACGCTCATCGTGCCCTTCGAGACCCTGGCGCTCCCCCTGCTGTGGTGGGTCAACAAGCTGCCCTTCTTCGGGCCCGGCGGCTACTCACAGGGCTGGCTCGACACCTACCAGGTGCAGATCATCCCCTTCATTGCCAACGCCTTCTCGATCTTCCTCTTCTACCAGTACTTCGACAGCATCCCGAAGGAGCTGGACGAGGCCGCCACCGTCGACGGCGCCGGCTGGTTCCGCATCTACCGCAGCATCGTCATGCCGTTGTCCGGTCCCGCCGTGGCCACCGTCGCCATCCTCACGTTCCTGCCCACCTGGAACCAGTACCTCTGGCCGCTGATGTCAGTGCAGTCCGAAGAGCTTCGACCGGTCATGGTCGGCATCGACTACTTCAAGCAGCTCAACGTCTCCTGGGGTCAGATCATGGCGTACGCCAGCATGATCACCGCCCCGGTGCTCATCCTCTTCATCGCGTTCCAACGGGCGTTCATCAACTCCATCGCCTCATCCGGCGTGAAGGGCTGA